One Aegilops tauschii subsp. strangulata cultivar AL8/78 chromosome 7, Aet v6.0, whole genome shotgun sequence genomic window carries:
- the LOC141027949 gene encoding disease resistance protein RGA2-like: MDVLLSAAQWVVGKALASVADGVLEAWVDSNNLGLNVNALKTELLLVQATLEAANRKQIGGKAMKELLHKLQHSAHSAEDLLDELDYFRIHDELHGTYDAADQHTKGIILDLALNARHTAKAVAKLLGLSTRSSPASPAQRGQREVGCCVWPRAKQSSRRIPPSSTPDANHTDERVSGCIPKFGKLLPCSSSPHVDDNYGQPTLRGAPQKETPMLRFNRVDVSQRMKHIVEQLQPLRTSFITILQSCGHKTIPDITHSRPITTGRSIEPKLYGRDLIVKSIIHDITKGENRGNDLTVLPIVGSGGIGKTTMIQHIYKDKQARAHFQVLIWVCVSVKFNLNKLLEDINKEIPPVEGEKGNRPEELIEQKLKPKRFLLVLDDIWECSNEDDWKRLLLLLKTSQKEGSIILVTTRFPTIAKMVETTKHIELEGLESEYFRKLFHAFVFGDDQCRNDHSFLLETGDKIMEKLKGSPLAAKTVGALLRKDLNLRHWRRVLQSKEWERQTGDNDIMPALKLSYDHLPVHLQKCFSYAALFPEDFHFSSSNLINLWIGLDILQIASSKNRGRFHPITEFD; encoded by the coding sequence ATGGACGTGCTCCTAAGCGCGGCGCAATGGGTGGTGGGCAAGGCGCTGGCCTCCGTTGCCGATGGCGTACTGGAGGCTTGGGTTGACAGCAACAACTTAGGTCTCAACGTCAATGCCCTCAAGACGGAATTGCTGCTCGTGCAGGCCACGCTTGAAGCCGCAAACCGCAAGCAGATCGGTGGCAAGGCCATGAAGGAGCTGCTGCACAAGCTGCAGCACTCGGCGCACTCTGCCGAGGACTTGTTGGATGAGCTGGACTACTTCCGCATCCATGACGAGCTCCACGGCACGTATGACGCTGCAGACCAGCATACCAAGGGCATCATCCTTGACCTTGCCCTCAATGCTCGTCACACGGCCAAAGCTGTTGCCAAACTGCTTGGTTTATCAACGCGCTCGTCTCCTGCCAGCCCTGCTCAACGTGGTCAAAGGGAAGTTGGCTGCTGCGTTTGGccgcgtgctaagcagagctcaCGCAGAATTCCCCCCTCCTCAACACCAGATGCCAATCATACTGATGAGAGGGTCAGCGGATGCATTCCCAAGTTCGGTAAACTCCTCCCTTGCTCATCTTCCCCACATGTTGATGATAATTATGGCCAGCCAACTCTTCGTGGTGCACCCCAGAAAGAAACACCAATGCTGCGGTTTAATAGGGTGGATGTCTCACAGAGAATGAAGCACATTGTTGAGCAACTGCAGCCCTTGCGTACATCATTTATCACCATTCTGCAGAGTTGTGGCCATAAAACTATCCCAGACATTACCCATAGTCGCCCCATCACCACCGGTCGAAGCATAGAGCCAAAATTATACGGGAGGGACCTTATAGTGAAAAGCATCATACATGACATCACCAAAGGGGAAAACCGTGGCAATGATCTTACTGTGCTTCCGATTGTTGGTTCGGGTGGGATAGGGAAAACAACTATGATACAGCACATATATAAGGATAAGCAAGCGCGAGCCCATTTTCAAGTACTGATTTGGGTATGTGTATCTGTCAAATTCAATCTGAATAAGTTGCTTGAAGATATTAATAAGGAAATCCCACCAGTTGAAGGGGAAAAGGGGAATAGACCAGAAGAGCTAATTGAACAAAAATTAAAACCGAAAAGGTTCTTGCTTGTATTGGATGATATATGGGAGTGTAGTAATGAGGATGACTGGAAAAGATTATTGTTGCTGCTCAAAACATCACAAAAAGAGGGCAGCATCATTCTAGTCACAACTCGGTTTCCAACAATAGCAAAGATGGTTGAAACAACTAAGCATATAGAGTTGGAAGGTTTAGAATCTGAATATTTTAGGAAGTTGTTCCATGCTTTTGTCTTTGGTGATGACCAATGTAGAAATGATCACAGTTTTTTGCTCGAGACCGGAGATAAGATAATGGAAAAACTAAAGGGATCCCCTCTTGCTGCAAAAACTGTTGGTGCATTACTAAGAAAAGACCTTAATTTGCGTCATTGGAGAAGGGTCTTACAAAGTAAAGAATGGGAGAGACAGACTGGTGACAATGACATTATGCCTGCCTTGAAGCTTAGTTATGACCATCTTCCTGTCCATCTGCAAAAATGCTTTTCCTATGCTGCATTGTTTCCTGAAGATTTCCATTTCAGTAGCAGCAATCTGATTAACTTGTGGATAGGACTAGATATCTTACAGATAGCATCGTCAAAAAACAGAGGAAGGTTTCATCCTATTACAGAGTTTGATTAG